GTATGTTATATATCATCTCCCTTTATATTAATTGCTCCAAAAATAATCTCCCTTATATTAATTGCTCCAAAAATAATGTGATGATTTTTATTTGTTACTACTGCATTAATTTTAGTTTGCtgactttttttataaatatggcAAATGGTATATGGGGAGTGTTATTCTcttattcatcccttagatcctttattcttcttaatatgggccgttagatctcattcatcaacggttcagatgatctgcattattacactataatgatgcattattagtcggtgtgcattattcaactgaaaatctgcattattacactataatggtgcattattagtcggtgtgcattattcaactgaaaatctgcattattaaatgacacgtggcaccaatctaaccgtcggatgacaaaatcgtggggctgagattaaaaagaacaaagaacaaaagatacaaaaaggaaatgaacaCTACTCAAAGGGATATTGTTCAAATAAAATGCATAAATAACTTATTCAAAACTTTCCGTTATATATTGATAGATTATTAGTTAACTTGTTTTCATCTTCATATGTTCAAATTCCAACATTTTAGTCTTCAATTTTGAGGGATAAAATTTCATGGTTTAAGACCCATTACCTCTTCTTACATACCAATAATAAGGAGTTTCATCCATGGTCTTTCTTAGGGGTGATTATTcgattttcattttgttttattttttttttcaaactgaaccaaaaaaaaatccatttttttaaatttgaaaatgaacCGGCCGAATTCACTGAAAACAGAAGTACAGAAACTGAAAACACAACTACAAAAACCAAACTAAACAGAAATTGAATGAAATTTCAAAAACTCAAAAAgcctaaaaactgaaaaataataCACAAAAACCCATTAAACCATAACATGCTTATCATCCatcaacaaataaaaacaaatattcaATCCACAGCATCAAATGTGATCCAAAATAAAGTTTCAACAATGAAACTTTTATCTAACCAAACGAATAAGCATCAACTATACTAGTATTCCAGAATGCTACACCTTGGAATATTGTTGGGAGTTGGAATCTTGGAGACGATTCAGATTTCAGATGTAGAGAATGGACCTTTTCTTCTagggtttgagtttgagtttgagccTTTCACTACATTTGTGAGCATCAACGGAGATTATGCTCCCTTCTGAAGCTTGAAACTCCAACGTCGTATTTGATTGAACAATATCGTATCTTTCACAAGATCATCCTGCTCACTGAATGCTGCAACATTCGCAACAAACTCGACATCCTTGCCCAATCTATCCGGTCCACCAGATCCAGATAATCCAAATTACCACCAAACTGGTCTGTTATATAATTTTCATGTGCTCCAGGTCCCGGAGAGAATACCTTAACAAGAATTATATATAGACAGCCAGCAACTACATACCAACGAGACACGGAGGGAATGGGCTCTATATCAACAATACGATCGCCACATAAATAACAACAAACTcttgaagacatgatatttgcACATGTCCTACGATCCTCGTATCTTCAACAGAAACTGCTGTAGCCTCAATGCATCAACACTTCCCACTGCTCCATCCACTTGAGCCATATATTAAGAAATAACAGTCTGTGAGATCATATTCTTCCCTAGTAGCAGAGAAAACTTATCTCCTATGAATTTTGATCTCAATGTTGCTCAATCGGAGATTTCCTATCAAACAAATATAATATGTATGTTCAATCGGAGATTTCCTAACTTTCACTAATTGTCCTGTCTGCCGGGAATTGTTCCTGCTTCGGATTAACAGTAGACGTGGATACCAAAAGGAGTGAATTCACCTTGCATGATTCAATCAAACACGGGAAACAAGCTACACAACAAGCAAGTTCTCTAACAGCTTGTGTTCATATGTTCACCGTGCAATAATAACTGCGAATCTAGAACTGTGTCCTGTTTGTACATTCCGTTACATAAAAGCACAAGTGAAAAATAATGAACAAGATGAATGGTGAGAAAAGTAATCAAGATTGTTGAAGCAAAGTTTCCAAATACAAATTCAATAAGTATCTTCCAGTTGATAGCACATCAAGCCGTTTCTCACTAGGTTCGTATTTCCCTTTCCTGAGCTGATAACGATGAGTTACAGCTGATATCGTATATGTCTGCCCTTCTATTGTCACACTCTCACCACACTGCAGATTCTGCCACACTCAAATATACAAGTTAGTTTGTATGAGCAAGATCTCAAGGTTCCACTTCCAAATAGTAAAACTGTAAAAGCATAACAAATAATAATAGTTCAAACATAAACAAATTCGATTTCTAAGTAGATATAAATATAACCCgagaactttaaaattggtttaaAATATCATGAACTTTTCATTTTGTGTTATATCCCAACCAGACCCAAAGTAATTTTTCAACGAAAACTTATTGCACATGAATAATCGTGAAacgtttatgatattttagaccaGTTGTGCCAGATATAGAAATAACACAAAAAATTGTAATAACTTTTACACTCCTACGTCTCAACTAATTTGAGCCTAAAATTTTCggtacggagattaagaaattttaataaaaaatatagagGAATAAAGTAATAAAGCTAAAAACCgagtaaagtaaaagtggttgatattttgtttttttagttaaaaaaaatgactcaatctATTTGGGACATCCCAAATAATACGACTCAATTCAGTTGTAACTACTAATTTTAAAGTAAGTTTGTgagaaataagataattaggTCAAAATTTAAGGTTTTTAAGAGACCAATAACCAAGTAGAAATTGAATTGAATGCAACATTAAGAAAAGGGTGAAAAAGGCGATGAATAACTGACAGGGGGAAACAGCGAACGCCGAGGTTTTTTGGCGGAGGAGTGATAACAATGACTTTGTAAGGAGAATtgttctctttctctctcttcctgCACAAAACTCGTGGTGTCTGCCATTTACAACCACAAACAATTCATCAACACAAATACCCTTAATTAATCACGAAATGAAATTGATTTGAATTTATTACCGATTGTAGCTTTTGCATTGCAGGGAACCTGGACACAGTCACCATTGTTCTTCACCGCCTTTTTTTTTGTGCAATTTAGGTCGCAAGTGTGAGATAGTCAGATAACGATATTTGTTGTTTCAATTTGCAACATAATATCTGAGGTCGAAGAGACATCCTATAAGCCAAGTAGTATAAAAGAAATTGGacaatcactttttttttatttaaaatataattaaccCTTTGGCAAACTAAAATTGACCACTCTATTTCAAgatttaatactataaaatgtAAAGTAcagtttatttttgataaattaaaactaaagtttcagtttttttttatttgaccacAAGATGTACCGAATCCACCTTTGGCGGAGTCAGACTAATTCTGCTCGATCGGATTTGCGGATTAAGGCTGAAAGTAACTACGGCTTCGCTCTGTCAACTGTGGTGCGACCCGTTGTTAatgtttcagttttctctttataatgttagaaaatacaatgcggaaaataaaagacgattgcagaaagtaaaagacggggagaacttcaaagactacattgtgaatgacttgaattaattctctcaatggttacacaaccttttataggctctaattctagctatacatgaaaaatatattctaattatactaatatcctttgtatttgattttccataatctttaattgttttccttctttattcttgccataacttcattccttgccttcttgttctccaattaattgatttccttattccaacactccccctcaagttgagtatcgagtttttcgacacttaacttgcacgatctttagtttaataaatagtttatactcgtatttaagagttcttcaatttccattgacagtttatgctcgtatcatagagcttcttcaattcatcattgataattgataatttatactcgtatcaaagagttattgaaagtttagactcgtttcaaggagttcttcaatttttcttcattgaaagtttaggctcctatcaaggagctcttcaatttttgttgacggttttaactcgtgtTAAGGAGCCaatctagacagttttaactcgtgtccggGAGCTTGTCTAAACtatttttactcatatttagaagatatcttagatagttttagctcgtatcaAGGAGCCATCTTATATAGTTTTAACTCATATCTAGGAGCCACcttagacagttttgactcttgttgAAGAGCTAATTCatacagttttgactcttgtcaaggagctaatctagacagtttttgctcgtatctaggagccacttcatttttttcagactgacagtttttactcgtgtcgaggagctcatTCATCTTTATGACTGATagtttttactcgtgtcgaggagctcatTCACCTTTGGACTAAATTTAATTTGCAGCCCAAAGCTTAATTTTGGAGGATCATTCCCAGCCCATTCCAGCTCAAACTATGAGcccattattttcattttttcttcttcttgagcCCAATAACACTAGGCccaatttgtttattttttttggaaatactCAATTGAGAAGACGTCAACACCCGCCTCCTTTCTCCTCTCATCTCCATCACGGCGTCCTCCTCGACACCAACAGCCACAGTTTTTCATCTCTCCAAAAATCAACAGGGTTCTCCCTATTCTCAACTCCATTTGGTGAGGAATTGTTCGATCAGACCCACTCTCCTTGGCCGGGCAATTCGTCAACTTCTTTGCCTTGCGAGCTTCTCTCGCGCCATTCAATTGGAGATGAATTTTCCTGTAGGTTACTTCCTCACCCCCTCTACCGGACAAACCGAGGACTCCTCCGCTGTTTTCTTCTCTTGACGGCGGCTGGGCTGCGGCGCTCTATCGGTGACCACCAACAAACTCTTTCCCTTTTGGCGTCTCCATCTCGGAGGCTCTTGATCTCTTGGTTGGGCTGCTACCTTCTCGACAGCCTCGGCTCTTCTTTCGGTGGTACATACTGTCCTGCTATCTTCTCGGCATTCTTCTAGGCGCGATGAATCGTTTGGCAGTGTTTGTCATCTTCCCCTCGCCGAACGATTCATCGAATTCTCTTCTtccattttttatgtttgtaaGATTGTGAAAGATGGCTTGGTTGGGCTGCTACTCTGTGGCCTTTTTGACAGCATCGGTTCTTTCCTCTGTTCGAAGAATAATTGTTCAGCTATTTGCTTTCTCTCCCCTCGGCTGGATGATTCATTATCTCCATCTTTGGAGTCATCATCTCCGACATCTTCACTTTCAGAGTCTTCTTGCCTTCTTCTCTTAGATCTCTCTTGCTCGCTGCCATCTCCTTACCGGCTCTCCCACCGACGTCCAATCGACTCTTTCTTGCTAGTTGTTTGTTGGCTACTCCACAGTTTTGACAAGAGAGGCCATCATCACGTTGTTTGCGGTCTGCGCCGTCGTCTATCCGTGCTACTGTTCGCCGTCGGTCGGAGCTGAGCAGCCGCTGCTGGAGTCACCATCGACCGGAGTTGCCAGCGCTAGAGTCGCGAGGACGTCCAACCGCTGCTGGACCTCGCCGAGGTCACCCCGTTGCTGCTGTCCACTGGAGCTGCTGTCCAGATCAGTTCGGGCAGCCGCTGCCCGACGTTCTTCGTCTTGGCAGCCCATTTCTCTCAAAACTTGATAGGAACTTGGAACTGTTTCCTTCTCTCTTGATTTCTTGAACAAAAATATGAGCTGGAGAACTTTGACGCAAccttttttgtgatttttgggTTCCCCCAATTGAAAGGAAGATTTTTATTTACAAACTAACGAAGGATCGTtagctgctctgataccatgttagaaaatacaatgcggaaaataaaatactattgcagaaagtaaaagacggggagaacttcaaagactacattgtgaatgacttgaattaaTTCTCTCAAATGTTACACAACCTTTTAtaggctctaattctagctatatatggaaaatatattataattatactaatatcctttgtaggtgattttccataatctttaattgcattccttctttattcttgccataacttcatcaattgccttcttgttctccaattaattgatttccttattccaacagTACATTCTTCCAAGAGTAGCTCTCTTTAGAATTTATTTTCTTAGATCGTACTATCTCGTTTATCTACTAGTTCTCAATGAATTCTTTTTTCCACTTTGTGGGTGAGGATGTTGTCATGCTGCATATAAATATCACGATTTATCGGTTGTGATAATATTTCTCGTCCATCTCATCTCAAAAGATGATAAAATCACTGAGAACTTATTTTTGTGTatcagagcatccgcaatgggcggacgatggcacgcatgatggcgcgcatcgtccgcgccatcgatcgtccgcacccattgcgggtgcgtgccatagggcgcggacgatagtcgcgtcctatacttcggtcgcggaggatccGCGCCAttgtccgccccattgcggctgtcgcggaTGATGcccgcggacgatggtcatcgtccgcgccatcgtccgccccattgtggaggtcgcggacgatcgacgctgacgatgacacgcggttttgattttctatttaaatctcgtttctcattcagttgtgcatacgaacatatcgactatctctttacatattctctccctacatccaaccaaaatgaatctcggcgacgacaccaatagttctagttcatCTGAATCCAGTGGTTCgcttgacgaagcattagatgcagccgttgaagaggccatggcggcatgctatgcgcaaatgcagcgcgaggttctatctagacaggcctcaatgcgcaaccaacaggagcatgcgcagctcatgagtgacatgattgaagaaatgtgggctcgtaaccgccgtcgctgagtttgcgtttttttttaattcgcattgtaatgtattaatttttattaaatgaaatgaagtttatgaaattcgtattttaatgtattatttttttaaaattcgtatggattttgtaaatatttaaaaaatgatgacgtggcgcgctatagggcgccccactgcaggtggggaggtaggaggataaaacagCTGACGTGTCGCGCCATAGgacgcgccttagggcgccccattgctaatgccctcaTGGAGTGGTATCTTCTAATCCATAATTTGACATATCTTGTTCTTTCTTATGTCTTGGCTCACCAATTGTATTAGAGGACTTTTTGTACCAATTGTATTAGTCTAAACTCATTGTTAGTTATTCTATTTTGATCTACAACATCTCTTATTTAGCGTTATTGCTTGCTTTTATGTTTAAAGCTTTATGGTTAAATGGTGGTTAATATTTTGTACACTTGTGGTTTTCAATTTGTAGACAAAATAATTATCAGATGTAGTATGAAATAGATTAAGATGGACTTTGTCTGAGATTAAATTAATATTGCATTTTTTGTTAGTGTTTAGATATAAGATAATTTTGGTATGTTTGGTACATaagactaaaaataaaattaattacattTATCTCATTTGAGcataaacataaaataattaaatttgattaatcataatttaaacttgtttatttgaaaaaaaaacaaatattattgtttgattttttatgaTGACACTCTATACCActgttaattttaattttcttgttTGCAGTTTCAGCGAAGCATTTTTATTGAGAGAATTCCAAAAACTGTTTCACAAAATATCAAcgaacaaaatgaaaaatataaatggtaaagagacctcatatttcactaattcatttcattcgcatatcatttaaaactatatACAAGTGGggactcatattctactaactttcttccattcactatttttaaaaaccgcgccgaaaagaaatgagactccacTTGCCACTTCCTCCAGCCTTAAAAAATAGTAGAAactaatatattataaaatttaaattattaaatgtgAAAATAGTATATCTATTGACcactcattttatttttaaatcagTATTTACGCATAAAcgtgataaaaaaaagtcattGATACACTATTTGTATAGGCGTAGCAAAGAAGTAAGGGGTAAATAGCTCATCACTCGAGCACCGGAGCAGCTTTCAGAAAAATATACAATTAAATCTcacattatatttttttagcCGTCTTAGACTATAGAAAATATCAGTTCAATTTTAATTGAAGAACAAAGATATAGTAAAATGAATTCAGTTTAAGCGTACCAAGTGGTCTCGCCTCAGGCTAGTCGAAATGGGTGGCGTCTGTCTGCAATTTGAATAAACGAGAAAACACTCCATTCTTGTTATGGAGCTCTATGTATGTACCCGTCTGCATTAATAAGCTCTGCTTCAGCATTTTTgtaattcaaaagaaaagtgCCACAAATACTGCAAGTTGGTCGTTATCAGATCAAAATGATAACGACTCAATCCAATTAGGTGTGCATCAATAAGCTCTGCAACATGTTAGGAAATTCTCTAACCCGAAACCAAACATGAACCCCACCTGCTACCATCAAATCCGAACACGGTCCACGTccgaaaataataaaagtgaattgTGGCATTTAATAGTGTACATCCCAAAATGgcaatatgagacatttaatgatgaacatttttgacaaaaaatagaGTTATTGTTACGATCTTCTAGATTTACaagtaattaatttaaaatttttaaataatatggGGCTTCATAGGATAAATTATAGTGTTAACATATAGAATTAAACTACGAAGACTGTTAGCCACCAACTTAGAAACAGTAGTATATAGCGGTACTTCAGATTTTCAAACATGAACTATGTTtagaataaatttaattaccttagagagaaaatataatatttgatTGGTATGAATTTGTTGAATATAACAAAATCACCAAACTTGTGCGTGCAGATTTGGGTAAACCTTGTGTGAAATAGTTAAATTCTTACTAAACCTATGCGCATTCACTAGGCCAGCCGCGTGAGGTTTTGGTAATTTTGATGTAAATTTGACAAATTCGTGCCAGAGCCAGACTTATCAAATTTGCGTGCACAGTGCCAAGATGGCCGCATGCAGGTCTAGTAAGTATATGATAAGAGTTGTTTGCTTCATACCAAAAATATGAAACTTGCATAATATGAATTCAAACTATGCAAGTGTGTTATGCATGGTATGAAGCTAATTCATATCTTGCAGACCAAACTTGCAGCACGCAGATTGATTAGCTTGGTACAAATTGATGTGTTATACTACTTGGTAAATGTAAATAAGCCAAAGGGCATTTCTATCCAAAAATtagaaatattttaattttttcaagtTCACGGCTTAGTACTCtcttctctactttaactatttaatacTACAATTTTCCTAACCCGTGCTTAAAAGAAGTGCCTCACTTAcctgggacagagggagtattagtttttcGTATCTTGATGAGTTATTTCAGAAGTCGCATATATGGATTACTTAATCACAATTTATTCGAAGCACCTACTTTCTCATGAATATTGGACACAATGGTTTACCTCAACTACTTGGCCATCCTCCAGTACCACAATTTTGTCCGCCTCTTTTATCGTAGACAACCTACCGAGGTCAAGTCAGTTTTTCTGCCAAAGTTCAAGTCACTTTTTTGCATTAATAATGTTACAACTGCATAAATGCCAACCTTTGTGCAACTATGATCATTGTCATTCGTCTATCTGCATTGTTCTTCAGTACTTGAAGAATCTCCTGCAGTCAGACATTACATAAACTACTTAGTTCATTGTAGTACAGAACAAGATGAGAGAGGTGAGAGAGAGTCTCTCTCACTTTGACATAGACAGAACAAGATGAGAGAGGTGAGTGAGAGTCTCTCTCACTTTGATATAGCCTTCACTGTCTGCATCGAGAGCACTGGTAGCCTCATCAAAAATCAAGATGATGGGGTCTCTGAGGAGGGCCCTTGCAATAGCTATGCGTTGCTTTTGTCCCCCACTTAGAAGATTATCATCGATGATGGTATGATAGCCCTGAGGGAGGGTGGATATGAATTCATGGGCATGTGCATTCTTTGTAGCAGATTCGATCTCTTCCTCTCCAACAATGCTTCTTGAGCAGCCGTATGTAATATTGGACTTGATATCCATGTGGAGAAGATGGGGTTCCTGCTCATTGTTTGTTCATATAAATATAACTTTCACAGGTTTCTTGCAAAACACTTCTAAGTCCTTAGTTTATTCGAGTCCGACCTGTCCGACGTAGCCGATGTTCTCTCTCAACCACCTCATATCCATCTCTCTCAGAGGAATGCCATTCACAAGTATCTGGGAATGACAAAGTATCCGTATAAATTGGAGGAAATTATGTGATTTAGTGAAGGGGCAATTGAGCCCTGAATATATGAACTTTCATCAAATTTTAGTTTTGGACGTGAAGTTTCATCTAATTCTTCGTGTATTTAGACGCAATTATCACTAAATGATTAATGAACTTACAAATTAAGTTGTGTCTAAGATCAGTATTGCTCACCTCTCCTTTGGTAGGCTCGTAGAGGCGCAGCAAAAGACTGAGTAAACTGCTTTTCCCGCTGCCACTGGCGCCCACCTTTTGCAGAGTAAAGCTTGTTAATGGTGCTTTAAACATACAACACAAttgtatgatgatgatgataaataaAATGTCAGTATTGCTTACTATTGCAACCATTTCATTAGCTTTTACCGAGAAGTTCACATTTTCCAGAATAGGAACCTGCTCATATATTAAATACAGAGGCAACTAAGTTAAAATTGTGATAAACTATTAGAGGCAAAAACATCTACAATTTGCTCTACATTTTGCAGTCATTAAAGATACCATCTTCCTCGACGAATAGTGAAATGATACATTCACAAAGTCAACACATCCTACTAGCCTCTGCAATTTCACTCCTGCATTCATTATAATCCAAGTTAATAGCAAGACTAAGATAAAATTTGCAATCACTCCAAATAAAAATCTCAAACATCATTTATGGATGCACCCAAGTCAGAAAGAATAAGGTCAAGAAATGTCTCCTGCCTTTCGACATGAATTCACTACTTGGTGGAAGATGCATCAACTGAAAAACCTTAGCACAGGCTCCAACAGACTGAAGTAATGATGACATGCTGTCTTGCAATCTCCAGGCAGCATAGATCAACCACTCACAGTACAAAATATACTTGGTCAGTTGCTCAGTAGACACATGACCACTCAAAATAGACATTCCCCCAAAAATAACTGCTAACACCTGCAAAACATAACTTGGAATCCAGACAAGATCTCttggtgagagagagagagagagagagagcatgtTAACTTTCGTATTTGCAGTCTTACAAACTTCAAAACATAGGATAGACTGTAAAAGATGGAGCAGTACTTGTGTTGATCGATAAAGAATACTGAAACTAAGGGTCCATAATCCATATGCTACACTTTCTCGCATGCCCACAGAAGCTAATCTTTCAATCCACCGTGTGAACCTTCAAATGTAATATGCAAAAGTCTGACGTGATGACAGATGAACAAAGTATGCCAATATATTATACTCTTATTCTGACCAATGAAACTTCAAATAAACTCTAACTACCTCTGAAGTTCTTCTTTTTCTGTCCCATATGCTCTGATAGTTCTAATCAAAGAAAATGTCTCTTGTGCAACCTTAgtttattttcaaaaagaaaaCCCCAGTATAACAACATTAGCAGATGAAGAGACATATTGAAATATTGcagtttttttaattacttcATTGGAAGAGGCAACAAAATTTTGGGCAAGCAGTGCTGCTTTCTTCTGGTACCTGTCAAACCAACAATCATGGTTTCTCAATTTTTGCAACATAGTACAGTAGAAGCACTGAAAAATGAAACAAATGTGTTTTATATACATGTAATCTGATAATTGTAGATCTGCATAAATTATAGGTGATAGATATCTCATTTATTTGGAGTCGTTTGTCTTGTCATAAACGTGTAACAAATGTCTTCTATGTGCTTTATaagttcaaaaatatatttaaatgtcaTGTAAAATTACAGAATTTTAGACAAACATTAACCATCTATTGCACTTTCATGACCTACTACCACAAAAACAACACCGTGAGCATGCAAAGGTCTAATCATACAACCTAGTAGGAACGATTTCCAATTTTATCTGTAATGAACTaaactcctctctctctctctccctctctctctctctctctctccctctccccaaCTTCTTCACCTCGTGACTACATTACAACATTCTAATTTCATAAATGGAACTCCATGATATTGTGGAGTATATTGAACAAATTCAGGGGTATAAATGTGACTCAAAGGTAATAGCTATGGACTTCAGATGCATCAACACTTACTGCCCATAGATTAGGAAAATCAGTGATAAAATACAACATATTACTAGTGATGACAGTGCTAGAGGCCATGACAAAGTCATCAAGCAGATATATGCGCCTATACCCTGCAAAATTATCGGTCAATCAGAGACCAAAATGCAACAACAAGATTAGGAATCTAAATAAAAGTATATTACTAACTTGTAACAGAAACCTGGAAAATATTACGAAGGATCATGTGTATATCATTTCCAACAGTCTGAGATAACCTCTGGCAATCTGTACTAACCCTGCTAGTCAAGTCACCAACTGCTTCCGTGTCAAAAAATGATACATCCTACATTAAATCAAAGCTCGATGTCACAAAAACAATGTACTCAATAACATATGAGGAGCGCCAGCTAACTCCAGTAAGCATAAGCTCGACAAAATTCAAAcctgaagaagaagagatctATATACAGCTTTCCTAAGTCGCTTAACCTGCAAAACTCAATCAAATATGTTTAACTGTTGGATATCAACCAATGACGTAAATGATAGGTCAAAGAAACCATAACTTGAAAAACGCACCAAAATCACATTTGCAACAGCAAAACATCCACTTCGCAACCCACTGCATTTGAAGAAAAGATGAACGTGTAGAATGAGATCAATGAGAATAAGCTGGGGAGGAAGGAGGGGAATTAATATAATCTTATGTAACTTAACCTGCATATTCCTGATGTGATACACAATAAAATCAGAAGCCATGAGTTTTGATAGAACACCAACATCTCACCATTTTGAGCTGAAAAAACTGATGCTGCCAGTATTCCTGGGATTGTTATCTCTGAGACCTGCAGAAGATATGCATCCAAAATCATTACTATAACTCATGTGAGGGTTTGTCGATGCACACACAAACTCAACATTCGTCGAAGCACAAATTCTAAATATCACTCCAAATGACAAAGTACAGATTCTAATTAAAGCAATGATAAATTTGAATCCATGCTCCATCAAATATAGAAGCAACTAATTCAAACCCTAACGAATCGAAACCGAAAAGGAAACATCATACTAATGAGTAGCCAATTCTCACCGCCGCGACGGCCAACGCGCCTAACGCTGTGTACAAAATCCATTTCTCATCAGCTAACAATGCCCACATTTCTCTCAGAGCTTGTAAAACAGTTATCGGCTCCGCTGCAATTGGCGAACCATCAACATTTTGCTCAAAATCTCTCAAATTCCACCAACGACCGCCGGGGAAGACATCTCgaatcagatcaaaccatttcACAATTATGCGTAGTGCATTAATATTTACTTCCTCCGAACATTTTGCTCGATGATTTTTTATTGCGTGAGAAACGTACATTCGCCGAAATGCGTAGGCTGAATTTGAACTTGGAGGTAGGTTTTGAGCTGAGGTTGAATTGGAACAGTGTA
This DNA window, taken from Salvia splendens isolate huo1 chromosome 18, SspV2, whole genome shotgun sequence, encodes the following:
- the LOC121777064 gene encoding ABC transporter B family member 26, chloroplastic-like isoform X1, with translation MAALQTAFHPPAYFNDRNTNSIPISKASLHCSNSTSAQNLPPSSNSAYAFRRMYVSHAIKNHRAKCSEEVNINALRIIVKWFDLIRDVFPGGRWWNLRDFEQNVDGSPIAAEPITVLQALREMWALLADEKWILYTALGALAVAAVSEITIPGILAASVFSAQNGEMLVFYQNSWLLILLCITSGICSGLRSGCFAVANVILVKRLRKAVYRSLLLQDVSFFDTEAVGDLTSRVSTDCQRLSQTVGNDIHMILRNIFQGIGAYICLMTLSWPLALSSLVICCILSLIFLIYGQYQKKAALLAQNFVASSNEVAQETFSLIRTIRAYGTEKEELQRFTRWIERLASVGMRESVAYGLWTLSFSILYRSTQVLLHLLQSILCFEVCKTANTKVNMLSLSLSLSPRDLVWIPSYVLQVLAVIFGGMSILSGHVSTEQLTKYILYCEWLIYAAWRLQDSMSSLLQSVGACAKVFQLMHLPPSSEFMSKGVKLQRLVGCVDFVNVSFHYSSRKMVPILENVNFSVKANEMVAIVGASGSGKSSLLSLLLRLYEPTKGEILVNGIPLREMDMRWLRENIGYVGQEPHLLHMDIKSNITYGCSRSIVGEEEIESATKNAHAHEFISTLPQGYHTIIDDNLLSGGQKQRIAIARALLRDPIILIFDEATSALDADSEGYIKEILQVLKNNADRRMTMIIVAQRLSTIKEADKIVVLEDGQVVETGTYIELHNKNGVFSRLFKLQTDATHFD
- the LOC121777064 gene encoding ABC transporter B family member 26, chloroplastic-like isoform X3, with amino-acid sequence MAALQTAFHPPAYFNDRNTNSIPISKASLHCSNSTSAQNLPPSSNSAYAFRRMYVSHAIKNHRAKCSEEVNINALRIIVKWFDLIRDVFPGGRWWNLRDFEQNVDGSPIAAEPITVLQALREMWALLADEKWILYTALGALAVAAVSEITIPGILAASVFSAQNGEMLVFYQNSWLLILLCITSGICSGLRSGCFAVANVILVKRLRKAVYRSLLLQDVSFFDTEAVGDLTSRVSTDCQRLSQTVGNDIHMILRNIFQGIGAYICLMTLSWPLALSSLVICCILSLIFLIYGQYQKKAALLAQNFVASSNEVAQETFSLIRTIRAYGTEKEELQRFTRWIERLASVGMRESVAYGLWTLSFSILYRSTQVLAVIFGGMSILSGHVSTEQLTKYILYCEWLIYAAWRLQDSMSSLLQSVGACAKVFQLMHLPPSSEFMSKGVKLQRLVGCVDFVNVSFHYSSRKMVPILENVNFSVKANEMVAIVGASGSGKSSLLSLLLRLYEPTKGEILVNGIPLREMDMRWLRENIGYVGQEPHLLHMDIKSNITYGCSRSIVGEEEIESATKNAHAHEFISTLPQGYHTIIDDNLLSGGQKQRIAIARALLRDPIILIFDEATSALDADSEGYIKEILQVLKNNADRRMTMIIVAQRLSTIKEADKIVVLEDGQVVETGTYIELHNKNGVFSRLFKLQTDATHFD